One genomic segment of Virgibacillus doumboii includes these proteins:
- the guaC gene encoding GMP reductase: protein MENVFDYEDIQLIPAKCIVNSRSECDTSVTLGGHRFKLPVVPANMQTVIDEKIALFLAENNYFYIMHRFEPNTRLDFMKNMKARGLIASISVGVKDEEYEFVKQLADEQLSPEFITIDIAHGHSNAVIAMIKHIKNHLPQSFVIAGNVGTPEAVRELENAGADATKVGIGPGKVCITKLKTGFGTGGWQLAALRWCAKAASKPIIADGGIRTHGDIAKSVRFGAAMVMIGSLFAGHEESPGQTIEKDGKLIKEYFGSASEFQKGEKKNVEGKKMYVEHKGQLQDTLTEMEQDLQSAISYAGGNKLDAIRNVDYAIVKNSIFNGDKVF, encoded by the coding sequence ATGGAAAATGTATTTGATTATGAAGATATTCAGCTAATTCCCGCAAAATGTATTGTAAACAGTCGATCAGAATGTGACACATCCGTAACGCTTGGTGGCCATAGATTCAAATTACCTGTCGTACCTGCAAATATGCAAACGGTAATTGATGAAAAAATAGCGCTTTTCTTAGCAGAAAATAATTACTTTTACATCATGCATCGGTTTGAGCCGAATACGCGATTAGACTTTATGAAAAATATGAAAGCACGCGGATTAATTGCATCGATCAGTGTAGGTGTCAAAGATGAGGAATACGAATTTGTCAAGCAACTGGCCGATGAACAGCTATCACCGGAATTCATTACTATCGATATTGCACATGGCCATTCCAATGCGGTGATCGCGATGATAAAGCATATTAAAAACCACCTGCCACAAAGCTTTGTTATTGCAGGAAACGTTGGTACCCCAGAAGCTGTAAGAGAACTTGAAAATGCCGGGGCAGATGCAACAAAGGTAGGTATTGGGCCAGGTAAAGTTTGTATTACCAAGCTTAAAACTGGATTTGGAACCGGTGGCTGGCAGCTTGCTGCATTAAGATGGTGTGCAAAAGCCGCAAGTAAACCAATTATTGCTGACGGTGGGATACGGACACATGGTGATATTGCAAAATCAGTCCGATTCGGTGCGGCTATGGTTATGATTGGTTCGTTATTCGCCGGACATGAAGAATCCCCAGGTCAAACCATCGAAAAAGATGGAAAGCTGATAAAAGAATACTTCGGTTCTGCCTCAGAGTTCCAAAAAGGAGAAAAGAAAAACGTGGAAGGCAAGAAAATGTATGTAGAACATAAAGGTCAGCTGCAGGATACACTGACAGAAATGGAACAGGATCTCCAGTCTGCTATTTCCTATGCCGGCGGAAACAAACTGGATGCAATACGAAATGTTGATTATGCGATTGTGAAAAATTCTATTTTTAATGGTGACAAGGTATTTTAG
- a CDS encoding alanyl-tRNA editing protein has translation MTTKKLFYQNQYMRTFTAKVLNSYKDDNGHFYAVLHQTSFYPTGGGQPHDTGTLNGVHVFDVVEIDGEIRHYIEEPVESHHKIVGEINWERRFDHMQQHAGQHILSAAFEDVIGYKTVSFHLGKEICSIDLETADLTNEETNLAEEKANEIILQNRPIETKWVTKDELSNYTLRKELSVSDDIRLVVIPAFDYNGCGGTHPDSTGQVSSIKILHWEKQKKKTRVYFVCGNRVLKQLGEKHKVIQGLTDQLNAPQEDLNKMAKRTLRLTKHLENNIQELKTELISYETDRLINQAEIHQGYNITKAIFQNRQMSDIQQLAKLITAKTDNLLGFLINETDEKLQFVCAKNEDLDLNMNDIVKSVLPAINGKGGGNHLIAQGGGERTISPDELMDELINIL, from the coding sequence GTGACTACAAAAAAATTATTTTATCAGAATCAGTATATGCGAACATTTACAGCAAAAGTTTTAAATTCGTATAAGGATGATAACGGACATTTTTATGCAGTATTGCATCAAACAAGTTTCTATCCAACAGGTGGCGGCCAGCCTCACGATACCGGAACCTTAAATGGTGTACACGTATTTGATGTGGTTGAAATTGATGGGGAAATCCGCCATTATATTGAGGAACCTGTAGAATCACATCATAAGATAGTCGGTGAAATAAACTGGGAGCGGCGTTTTGATCATATGCAGCAGCATGCGGGACAGCATATTTTATCTGCTGCATTTGAGGATGTGATCGGGTATAAGACCGTAAGTTTTCATTTGGGAAAAGAAATTTGTTCGATTGACTTAGAAACAGCGGATCTGACTAACGAAGAAACAAACTTGGCAGAGGAAAAGGCAAATGAAATTATTTTACAGAATCGACCGATTGAAACAAAGTGGGTTACAAAAGACGAACTTTCGAATTATACGCTGAGAAAAGAACTGTCGGTTTCCGATGATATCCGGCTTGTCGTTATACCAGCGTTTGATTATAACGGGTGTGGCGGGACGCATCCGGACTCAACCGGGCAAGTTAGTTCGATTAAAATACTGCACTGGGAAAAACAAAAGAAAAAAACACGTGTTTATTTTGTTTGTGGAAACAGGGTCCTGAAACAGCTTGGCGAGAAGCATAAGGTCATTCAAGGATTAACAGACCAGTTGAATGCACCACAGGAAGATCTGAATAAAATGGCAAAACGGACTTTGCGGCTGACAAAACATCTTGAAAATAATATCCAGGAACTAAAGACTGAGCTAATCAGTTATGAGACTGACAGGTTAATCAACCAGGCAGAAATCCATCAGGGATACAATATAACAAAAGCAATATTTCAAAACAGGCAGATGTCAGATATCCAGCAATTGGCCAAATTAATTACAGCAAAAACAGATAACTTGCTGGGGTTTTTAATAAATGAAACAGATGAAAAGCTGCAATTTGTTTGTGCAAAAAATGAAGATTTGGATCTCAATATGAACGACATAGTAAAGTCTGTGTTACCAGCAATTAATGGAAAAGGCGGCGGAAATCATTTGATAGCGCAGGGAGGAGGGGAAAGAACTATTTCTCCTGATGAATTAATGGATGAACTGATCAATATACTTTAA
- a CDS encoding ABC1 kinase family protein gives MQLLGRKIRHTKRYQEIVNVFMKNGFSHFLFRIGVADRGLAQGLDSEIDTNLKSIGKRLRNALEDLGPTFIKLGQIASTRRDALPPEITSELEKLQDHASVIPFEHVRNTIETELDDTLDNLFRHVNEEPLATASIGQVHTARLFTGDDVIIKVQRPGLKPKMETDMEILHGIGKMLEERTSWARRYRVRGIIYEFTSSLRHELDYLMEGRSGERIAKQFENDVHVRVPDIYWDYTTRKVITMEKIEGIKVSENEQLDQEGYDRKLIAKRLTNAMLTQILDNGFFHADPHSGNIFISPENTIVFLDFGEAGQISEKLKHHFATIIVNLHQGDTKGMIKTFSRMDLIGQKTDLEALRSDLDKLQASYAGVMLKDLSLGRIIIEIFQVAYHHYIEIPTDMAILSKVILTLEGVIGRLDPEFNIMRATEPFARKLIKRRYHPKMIITNSLHELMENIEIISDLPKDLKEVMSVVKRGKVGLDINVKQGDRMLHRLDKISNRMSFSIIMLAFSILMAGLVIGFAITGQSTIIWDLPIIEIGAVIALLMFILMVITIIKSGRM, from the coding sequence GTGCAATTGCTCGGTAGAAAAATCAGACATACAAAACGTTATCAGGAGATTGTCAATGTTTTCATGAAAAATGGATTCAGCCATTTTCTGTTCCGGATTGGAGTTGCAGATCGGGGTCTGGCACAGGGATTGGATAGTGAAATAGACACAAACCTGAAAAGTATTGGCAAGCGGCTGCGAAATGCTCTTGAGGACCTTGGTCCAACGTTTATTAAACTTGGACAAATTGCCAGCACACGTCGTGATGCACTTCCGCCTGAAATTACTTCTGAACTTGAGAAGCTGCAGGATCATGCCTCTGTTATCCCGTTTGAACACGTCAGAAATACGATTGAAACAGAACTCGATGATACGCTGGACAACCTATTTCGACATGTCAATGAGGAACCGCTTGCTACGGCTTCCATTGGGCAGGTACATACAGCACGTCTGTTTACAGGGGATGATGTAATAATTAAAGTTCAGCGACCAGGCCTAAAGCCAAAGATGGAAACAGATATGGAAATTCTCCATGGAATCGGAAAAATGCTGGAGGAGCGGACAAGCTGGGCACGACGTTACCGTGTTCGTGGTATCATCTATGAATTTACCAGCTCGCTTAGGCATGAACTGGATTATTTAATGGAAGGGCGCAGTGGGGAACGGATCGCCAAACAGTTTGAAAATGATGTGCATGTCAGAGTTCCGGATATTTATTGGGACTATACAACCAGAAAAGTAATTACGATGGAAAAAATAGAAGGTATAAAAGTTTCGGAAAATGAACAGCTTGATCAGGAAGGGTACGACCGAAAACTTATTGCTAAACGACTTACTAATGCTATGTTGACGCAAATACTTGATAACGGGTTTTTCCATGCAGATCCACATTCAGGGAATATATTTATTTCGCCTGAAAATACAATCGTATTTTTGGATTTTGGTGAAGCTGGTCAGATAAGCGAAAAACTGAAACACCATTTTGCAACAATTATTGTGAATCTTCACCAGGGTGATACTAAAGGCATGATAAAAACCTTTTCGCGAATGGATTTAATTGGCCAGAAAACCGACTTGGAAGCTTTAAGAAGTGACCTTGACAAGCTTCAGGCAAGTTATGCAGGTGTTATGCTAAAAGACCTTAGTCTGGGCCGAATTATCATTGAAATATTCCAGGTAGCATACCACCATTATATTGAAATCCCAACAGACATGGCTATTCTCAGTAAAGTGATTTTGACGCTTGAAGGTGTTATTGGCAGGCTTGATCCGGAATTCAATATTATGCGGGCGACAGAGCCATTTGCGCGTAAACTCATTAAGCGAAGGTATCATCCAAAGATGATCATAACTAATTCACTGCATGAGTTGATGGAGAATATTGAGATCATTTCTGACTTGCCAAAAGATCTGAAAGAAGTTATGTCGGTTGTTAAGAGGGGCAAAGTTGGACTTGATATTAATGTGAAACAGGGCGACCGGATGCTTCATCGTTTGGATAAAATCAGTAATCGGATGTCATTCAGTATTATCATGCTCGCGTTCAGTATTTTAATGGCGGGCTTGGTGATTGGCTTTGCAATTACCGGACAGAGCACAATAATCTGGGATTTGCCAATAATTGAAATAGGCGCAGTAATAGCACTTCTCATGTTTATATTGATGGTGATCACAATTATCAAATCCGGAAGAATGTAG
- a CDS encoding vWA domain-containing protein — MKFNRWDDSKIDTRLYLQLQDLTSTLSNMPELKFEYRHGSFIDTFNEKVSGSHLWDVSDPSVRISGYKTDLFLRTLGTLGQTDIPSLKNFLQRTTELNIEKFAVQLVTLLEDMRLEEIITKTRPGTKRDFTIRRSYLKHFFETQLATNVTRSYPLDELFCLIYLLLQSDKPDPVFPRANERQVDHLESLKPLLYQVFDAKKSCDITIVAEQIVCKLANDYTDMINTYFAFPISNVEEFEMNTLFDELTRTDELENEDMEDANQDDSEYFDETFSTWHQENQNSDRKQNFLQFELESGTKTNILGGGTRETEDADQAMGTIQGASGESEKNDYSEVESLKKQATKQSGHTNGAPYGEENRYAVAIDKQPISPSADDELAYRNIVNDIEAHKRRLSTTIQKVLEHKRNSPRKDLLFGRLSKNLMPIVTDENPRIFYKKNDESNDIDAVFTLLVDCSASMHDKMDKTKRGIVLFHEVLKELRIPHSIVGFWEDANDVKDKYQPNYFHQIQSYSDSIYQNTGPRIMQLEPQEDNRDGFAIKVINNELAARHEKNKFLLVFSDGEPAAANYDQNGIIDTNLAVSEGRKQGINVIGMFLSDGEIDEQEDNIMQNIYGKERLMVPAIEELPEHFAPLLKKLLLRSI; from the coding sequence ATGAAGTTTAACCGCTGGGATGACTCAAAGATCGATACCAGACTATATCTGCAACTTCAGGACCTCACCTCCACTCTGTCTAATATGCCGGAACTTAAGTTTGAGTACCGGCATGGGTCGTTCATCGACACCTTTAATGAAAAAGTGTCAGGAAGCCATCTTTGGGATGTCAGCGATCCAAGCGTCAGGATTTCCGGCTATAAAACAGATTTATTTTTACGTACACTTGGAACTTTAGGGCAAACAGATATCCCGTCACTTAAGAATTTTTTGCAAAGAACAACTGAGTTAAACATCGAAAAGTTCGCTGTTCAGCTTGTCACTTTACTGGAAGATATGCGCCTTGAAGAAATCATTACTAAAACCAGACCCGGAACAAAAAGGGATTTTACTATTCGGCGCAGCTATTTGAAACATTTTTTTGAAACACAGCTCGCAACAAATGTAACAAGGAGTTATCCCCTGGATGAATTATTCTGTCTAATTTATCTGTTGCTGCAGTCCGATAAGCCGGATCCTGTTTTTCCGCGGGCAAATGAACGGCAAGTTGACCATCTGGAAAGTCTGAAGCCACTCCTGTATCAGGTCTTCGATGCGAAAAAGTCATGCGATATTACTATAGTAGCTGAACAAATTGTATGCAAGCTTGCAAATGATTACACAGACATGATTAATACGTATTTTGCGTTTCCGATTTCAAACGTTGAAGAATTCGAGATGAACACCTTGTTTGATGAGTTAACGCGAACGGATGAGCTGGAAAACGAAGATATGGAAGATGCTAATCAGGATGACAGTGAATATTTTGATGAAACGTTCTCCACCTGGCACCAGGAGAATCAGAACAGTGACCGTAAACAGAACTTCCTGCAGTTCGAGCTTGAATCCGGAACCAAAACTAATATTTTGGGTGGCGGTACACGGGAGACCGAGGATGCTGACCAGGCTATGGGTACGATACAGGGAGCGTCCGGGGAAAGTGAGAAAAATGATTATTCAGAAGTTGAATCCCTGAAGAAACAGGCAACTAAACAAAGCGGGCACACTAATGGCGCCCCTTATGGTGAAGAAAACAGATATGCAGTTGCGATTGATAAACAACCCATATCACCATCAGCCGATGATGAACTTGCATACCGTAATATAGTGAATGACATTGAAGCACATAAACGAAGACTATCAACAACGATTCAAAAAGTACTTGAACATAAACGAAATTCACCTAGAAAAGACCTTTTATTCGGTCGGTTGTCGAAAAATCTTATGCCAATTGTGACAGATGAAAATCCGCGAATCTTTTATAAAAAAAATGATGAATCCAATGATATAGATGCTGTATTTACTCTGCTTGTAGATTGTTCAGCATCAATGCACGATAAAATGGATAAAACGAAGCGTGGAATTGTGTTGTTCCACGAAGTTCTGAAAGAATTAAGAATCCCCCACTCCATTGTCGGGTTCTGGGAAGACGCCAACGATGTGAAAGATAAGTACCAACCAAACTATTTTCATCAAATTCAATCATATAGTGATTCAATTTATCAGAATACAGGTCCACGGATCATGCAATTGGAACCACAGGAGGATAATCGGGACGGCTTTGCGATTAAGGTAATTAACAACGAGCTCGCTGCCCGGCATGAAAAAAATAAATTTTTGCTCGTATTTTCCGATGGTGAACCAGCTGCAGCCAACTATGATCAAAATGGAATTATCGATACGAATCTGGCCGTTTCAGAAGGAAGAAAACAAGGTATAAATGTAATTGGTATGTTTTTATCTGACGGAGAGATAGATGAACAGGAAGACAACATAATGCAGAATATCTATGGGAAAGAACGTTTAATGGTGCCTGCGATTGAGGAATTGCCTGAACACTTTGCACCATTACTGAAAAAATTACTGTTGAGAAGCATTTAG
- a CDS encoding AAA family ATPase: MERNYNLPDDITELLNNAKRTSADAFQNLIREGGYVPPQSDLLIDAIAALSMGKNILLKGPTGTGKTRFAETLSNLFSQPMFSVNCSVDLDAESLMGYKTLAYEDEKQVVDFVPGPVTSAMTDGTFLYIDEINMAKPETLPLINGVLDYRRTVTNPFTNEIITAKEGFNVIAAINEGYVGTVPLNEALKNRFIVIDVPYLQGNQLKDLIRTNTRLSDNRTIDLFTTLSTDLIRAVYQGKLSEDAASIRALLDACDLSAAIPPKRAINRAIADKLEEEREREFVQNLADTLF, translated from the coding sequence ATGGAACGAAATTATAACTTACCTGATGATATAACTGAACTATTGAACAATGCAAAACGAACAAGCGCTGATGCTTTTCAGAATCTGATTCGTGAAGGTGGCTATGTTCCACCGCAAAGCGATCTGTTAATTGACGCCATTGCTGCATTAAGCATGGGAAAAAATATCCTGCTGAAAGGTCCGACTGGTACAGGGAAAACCAGGTTTGCTGAGACGTTGTCGAATTTATTTTCCCAGCCGATGTTCAGTGTCAACTGTTCGGTTGATCTGGACGCAGAAAGTTTAATGGGATATAAAACACTTGCATATGAAGATGAAAAACAAGTGGTCGATTTTGTGCCTGGCCCTGTAACAAGTGCAATGACTGATGGCACATTTCTTTATATTGACGAAATTAATATGGCAAAACCCGAAACATTGCCACTGATTAATGGTGTGCTTGATTACCGGAGAACAGTCACAAATCCGTTTACAAATGAAATTATTACAGCAAAAGAAGGCTTTAATGTTATCGCGGCTATCAATGAAGGCTATGTTGGTACGGTTCCACTTAATGAAGCGCTGAAAAATCGCTTTATCGTTATTGATGTACCATATCTGCAAGGCAACCAGCTGAAAGATCTGATTCGTACAAATACCCGACTTTCCGATAACAGGACCATTGATTTATTTACCACCCTGTCAACCGATTTAATCCGGGCTGTATATCAGGGGAAATTGTCCGAGGATGCTGCATCAATTCGCGCATTGCTTGATGCCTGTGATTTAAGTGCTGCAATCCCCCCTAAGCGTGCGATTAACCGGGCAATCGCAGATAAACTGGAAGAAGAGCGTGAACGTGAATTTGTTCAAAATTTGGCAGATACACTGTTTTAG
- a CDS encoding FAD-dependent oxidoreductase produces MADSINVPQFPEPYWRDSVSFDSYPKLTGTIKDTDVAIVGGGITGITAAYLLTKEGLKVTLIDAGVILNGVTGHTTAKITAQHGIIYDELIQHFGKEQASLYYQACMEAKKLIEDTIEKHDISCNYQTEDSFIYTNSEKYQSKLDTEKNAYDELDIPGELTNDIPIGLPVKAALKMKDQAQFHPLKYLKVLVDEAVKNGLKIYENTTATDVEYNKHPAIITRDEHRIHCRYVIQATHYPFYDGQGFYPTRMYPERSYVVAVKTPVKYPGGMYINAESPTRSLRSEEVNGEELWLFVGENHKTGQGGSTMKHYDALQQYAEEKFGISEYVYRWSAQDLTTLDKVPYIGPVTDEEEAVFVATGYRKWGMTNGTIAAKILSDRILDKESPYAELFSPSRFHADPAIRKFTSANADVAKHLIKGKLEYTNDNVKDLSTDDATVTRVKGKRTGVYKDKENILYAVDTTCKHLGCEVHWNSGDRTWDCPCHGSRYSYTGEVIEGPAVEPLNKVKLE; encoded by the coding sequence ATGGCTGACTCAATTAATGTCCCGCAATTCCCGGAACCATACTGGAGGGATTCTGTTTCATTTGACTCTTACCCAAAATTAACCGGAACCATCAAAGATACAGATGTTGCGATTGTTGGAGGCGGTATTACCGGAATAACAGCAGCATATTTACTAACCAAAGAGGGGCTGAAAGTAACATTGATTGATGCTGGCGTTATTTTAAACGGGGTAACCGGCCATACAACCGCCAAAATAACCGCCCAGCACGGGATAATTTACGACGAATTAATTCAGCATTTTGGGAAAGAACAAGCTTCCCTGTATTACCAGGCATGTATGGAAGCAAAAAAGCTAATTGAAGACACCATTGAAAAACATGATATTTCGTGTAATTACCAGACAGAGGATTCGTTTATATATACAAACTCGGAAAAATATCAGTCAAAGCTGGATACTGAAAAAAATGCCTATGATGAGTTGGACATTCCGGGTGAATTAACCAATGATATACCGATTGGTTTGCCGGTGAAAGCCGCCTTAAAAATGAAGGACCAGGCACAGTTTCATCCGCTCAAGTATTTAAAAGTATTGGTGGACGAAGCAGTGAAAAATGGGTTAAAAATCTATGAGAATACTACCGCCACCGACGTGGAATATAACAAACATCCAGCAATTATCACCAGGGACGAGCACCGGATTCACTGCAGGTATGTTATTCAGGCTACACATTACCCGTTTTATGACGGTCAGGGGTTTTATCCGACCCGAATGTACCCGGAACGTTCGTATGTTGTTGCAGTTAAAACACCTGTTAAATATCCGGGTGGTATGTACATAAATGCTGAATCGCCAACACGGTCTTTACGTTCGGAAGAGGTTAATGGAGAAGAGTTATGGTTGTTTGTTGGTGAAAATCATAAAACCGGCCAGGGCGGGTCAACGATGAAACATTATGATGCACTACAGCAGTATGCGGAAGAAAAGTTCGGTATTTCCGAATATGTTTATCGTTGGTCGGCCCAGGATCTGACAACATTAGACAAGGTCCCGTATATCGGCCCGGTTACCGATGAAGAAGAGGCTGTTTTCGTAGCCACCGGATACCGGAAATGGGGCATGACTAACGGTACAATTGCTGCTAAAATACTAAGTGATCGGATATTGGATAAAGAAAGTCCTTATGCAGAGCTATTTTCGCCATCAAGATTCCATGCAGATCCGGCTATCCGGAAATTTACATCTGCCAATGCCGATGTGGCGAAACATCTGATTAAAGGAAAACTTGAATATACGAATGATAATGTAAAAGATCTTTCAACTGATGATGCTACAGTAACCAGGGTTAAAGGGAAGCGAACCGGAGTATATAAGGATAAAGAAAATATATTGTATGCAGTTGATACAACGTGTAAGCATCTCGGTTGTGAGGTTCATTGGAATTCAGGTGACCGGACATGGGATTGCCCTTGCCATGGTTCCAGATATTCTTATACAGGTGAAGTAATCGAAGGTCCAGCAGTAGAACCATTAAATAAAGTCAAATTAGAATAA
- a CDS encoding helix-turn-helix domain-containing protein — MDNYVTDIFKALAHTLRREILDLLSEKPMTTSEISKQFQDVSRYAIMKHLNTLEEANLVVSRKTGRQKYNYLNAVPLQEVNNRWLTNYTSSKAQSLLRIKNITESEKGEDMMSETLARESFRIEQEVSIQASAEDVFAAITKNIDAWWSERLFKDSYMELDPSLGGSFIEKGSNGKVALWGTITYIVPNTEVWLDGVLGMQGPINSFYKYKLEENGGLTKLMLSHAVSGPVEPEWEEQYREGWKNLLTNKLKQYLES; from the coding sequence TTGGATAATTACGTAACGGATATCTTTAAAGCACTAGCACACACGCTTCGCAGGGAAATACTCGATTTGTTATCAGAAAAACCCATGACAACTAGTGAAATCAGCAAACAATTTCAAGATGTATCACGGTATGCTATTATGAAGCACTTAAACACACTTGAAGAAGCAAATCTGGTTGTCTCAAGAAAGACAGGACGACAGAAGTATAATTACTTAAATGCAGTACCACTTCAGGAAGTAAACAATCGTTGGTTAACTAATTATACTTCATCTAAGGCACAATCACTTTTACGGATCAAAAACATTACTGAAAGTGAGAAAGGAGAAGATATGATGAGTGAAACGTTAGCACGGGAATCATTTCGTATCGAACAGGAAGTTTCAATCCAGGCATCAGCGGAAGATGTTTTTGCAGCAATAACAAAAAATATCGATGCCTGGTGGTCGGAGCGCTTATTCAAGGATTCTTACATGGAACTGGACCCCAGTCTGGGAGGTTCTTTTATCGAGAAAGGAAGTAACGGCAAAGTGGCTCTTTGGGGCACAATCACCTATATCGTACCCAACACGGAAGTCTGGCTTGATGGTGTACTCGGGATGCAAGGACCAATTAACAGCTTTTACAAATACAAGCTGGAAGAAAACGGTGGTCTTACAAAATTGATGCTTTCACATGCGGTTTCCGGACCTGTTGAACCTGAATGGGAAGAACAATACCGGGAAGGCTGGAAGAACCTTTTAACTAACAAACTCAAACAATACCTGGAATCTTAG
- a CDS encoding LysR family transcriptional regulator, whose product MDTRTLETFILAAEYENFRMAAEKLFITQPAVTFQIRQLEKEVGDKLFVKNGRQIMLTQTGRLFYQEAKLILKQYEKSVDNINRFRQGYDKSIRIAISPLLADTILPSILRVYTKQHPNVELSIKVLESKDIPTVVENGTVDIGLSSLPGSAKVNTLKIHEESVALVCSHDGYDAESGPVIDAKNLLENDIIFTDNHPAYWDDIKLELKKHMSTYKLMKVSQSHITKRFVLEGIGISFLPKSIINREIMEGRLMEIPVTFMKLPTAGMYIIYKYEDETVTEFAEFISNFHYS is encoded by the coding sequence ATGGATACACGTACTCTGGAAACGTTTATTCTTGCTGCAGAATATGAGAACTTTAGAATGGCAGCTGAAAAATTATTTATCACACAGCCTGCCGTAACATTTCAAATCAGACAACTGGAAAAAGAAGTCGGTGATAAATTATTTGTGAAAAACGGCAGACAGATCATGTTGACGCAGACAGGAAGGTTATTTTATCAGGAAGCAAAGTTGATATTAAAGCAATATGAGAAAAGTGTTGATAACATTAACAGGTTCAGGCAGGGTTACGATAAATCAATACGTATTGCTATTTCTCCATTATTAGCAGATACGATATTACCAAGTATTTTAAGAGTGTACACGAAGCAGCACCCGAATGTTGAACTATCCATCAAGGTGCTGGAATCAAAAGATATTCCTACTGTTGTGGAAAACGGAACAGTTGATATCGGTCTTTCCTCCTTGCCTGGTTCAGCAAAGGTGAATACGCTCAAAATTCATGAAGAATCGGTTGCGCTTGTTTGCAGTCATGATGGTTATGATGCCGAATCTGGCCCAGTTATTGATGCAAAAAACCTTCTGGAAAATGACATTATTTTTACCGATAATCATCCAGCGTACTGGGATGATATTAAACTTGAACTGAAAAAACACATGTCAACTTATAAACTGATGAAGGTTAGCCAGTCACATATTACGAAACGTTTTGTTTTGGAAGGAATTGGGATTAGTTTTCTGCCAAAATCAATTATTAATCGTGAAATAATGGAAGGCAGATTGATGGAAATACCAGTGACATTTATGAAACTGCCGACAGCCGGTATGTACATTATTTATAAATATGAAGATGAAACAGTAACTGAATTTGCAGAGTTTATCTCTAATTTTCATTACAGTTAA
- a CDS encoding citrate/2-methylcitrate synthase, whose product MYQPGLKGITAVETELSFIDGEKGILKYRGLPIETIVKGHSFEEAAFFLLHGDFPTEEERRTFETDLKKYRYIPGHTKQIINQLPYSLPMMDVLRTAVSSLVDTETNDDLAVRMIAVIPTIIAYRNRKNSGKNEIQPTDGLNHVENFLYMLNGTLDLTQSKLLETYMILTMEHGLNASTFASRVTVSTQSDMVSAITSALGTMKGPLHGGAPSGVIELLNEIKSEDKICEIIHMKLKNKERIMGFGHRVYKTADPRAETLKDIILRLDNLPDWMNLALKTESETIDILKQYKPNQNLYTNVEYYAAAIMKSLEIDSELFTAIFSSSRIVGWCAHAIEQANNNTIFRPKAKYIGN is encoded by the coding sequence ATGTATCAGCCAGGATTAAAAGGAATAACTGCAGTGGAAACAGAGTTAAGCTTCATTGATGGAGAAAAAGGTATTTTGAAATACCGTGGATTACCGATTGAAACAATTGTCAAAGGACATTCGTTTGAAGAAGCAGCATTCTTCCTGCTGCATGGTGATTTTCCAACTGAAGAGGAACGAAGGACTTTTGAAACAGATTTAAAAAAATACCGATATATACCGGGTCATACGAAACAGATCATCAACCAGCTGCCATATTCCTTACCGATGATGGATGTGTTACGAACTGCTGTATCATCTTTAGTGGATACAGAAACGAATGATGATCTTGCGGTAAGAATGATTGCTGTTATTCCAACGATTATTGCTTATCGAAACAGGAAAAATAGCGGCAAAAATGAAATACAACCAACTGACGGACTAAATCATGTCGAAAATTTTCTCTATATGCTTAATGGAACTTTAGATTTAACACAATCTAAATTGCTGGAAACATATATGATTTTAACCATGGAACATGGACTCAATGCATCAACATTCGCTTCCAGAGTGACCGTTTCAACACAAAGTGATATGGTTTCTGCAATAACAAGTGCTTTGGGAACGATGAAAGGACCACTGCATGGCGGTGCACCATCAGGTGTTATTGAATTATTGAATGAAATTAAGTCAGAAGACAAAATATGTGAAATAATTCACATGAAATTAAAAAATAAGGAAAGAATTATGGGATTTGGCCATAGAGTCTACAAAACTGCTGATCCACGAGCAGAAACTTTAAAAGATATCATATTGAGGTTGGACAATCTGCCGGACTGGATGAATCTGGCGTTAAAAACAGAGTCTGAAACGATTGATATTTTAAAGCAATATAAACCTAATCAAAATCTTTATACGAATGTTGAATATTACGCAGCAGCAATTATGAAGTCATTGGAGATTGACAGTGAATTATTTACAGCGATATTCAGTTCAAGCAGAATTGTTGGCTGGTGTGCACATGCAATCGAGCAAGCGAACAATAATACGATCTTCAGACCAAAAGCTAAATATATCGGGAATTAG